The following are from one region of the Girardinichthys multiradiatus isolate DD_20200921_A chromosome 9, DD_fGirMul_XY1, whole genome shotgun sequence genome:
- the apc2 gene encoding adenomatous polyposis coli protein 2 isoform X1, giving the protein MANAVVSYDHLALQVEVLRKENSHLRRELEDNSHHLCKLETETFGMKEMLKQLQSKLEQEAGNLASSGRTDVLHQLKELYMDLTNYYELKHQPHNLRLLTSGLGGPGMRSITGAGPGLSGSVELEDHLALPPSSCCSSSSSMAAVNRARSPLRAASRQSMVSTGEAAIMLPNHLLDGAPPQTAVISEGDGRLSDHHFEELYKERNLLLGEIDREERERLEVLSHTCHRLAQLPRIDEISLQLDLIRQNLEDKVHRSLIADHYLASNEMVHRTQMRAARLEQLEKELQEARGSQESQLQLSGAEKPPAGEPENSGSSSSAAAGAEAADGGSKVEMVFWLLSMLANRDKDEMSRTLLALSSSQDSCIAMRKSGCVPLLVQILHEVPGGVPGETTGGGTSTGCSRDTKSRASAALHNIIFSQQDEGQAHREMRVLHLLEQIRTYCDSGWDWLENHAVTPSPGGTKTSGADIPELVDPQICQAMCAIMKMSFEEEYRRAMNELGCLQVVADLIHLEQDMYGMQSDPINMALRRYAGMAVTNLTFGDVVNKATLCSRKSCLQALVAQLSSDSEELHQVVSSIMRNLSWRADISTKRVLRDISCVSALMTCALQATKESTLKSVLSALWNLSAHNIDNKVAICSVDGSLGFLVSTLTYRCQTNSLAIIESGGGILRNVSSLIATREDYRQILRDHNCLQTLLQHLRSHSLTIVSNACGTLWNLSARSPKDQELLWDLGAVSMLRNLIHSKHKMIAMGSAAALRNLLTNRPLKYKDTAVLSPGSCVPSLYMRKQKAFEAELNAKHLAETFDTLEKQSSKHLSLNKPLRHIESLAKDYASDSGCFDDDEAPNNSSSLDTGSFSMLPMYLTNSNFVQNQTPRRDNEPERDTDLPQMVEKKHAPPDDVVSAAAEKLAKKITNTVAKIDRLVDDITMHTSSEDSFSLSSEDHLADWPYGQNELNEARANSCSPCRLSDVSSLAYRGRLNRAHALLRLKTTHTSVSTDSLNSGSTSDGYCGSKDQVRPAPKALPIQQQRPNQLDLKVAHQEHLNVGSAVLNQTNQLDIPERDSMDNKVMDLVELSNTDIEKNQEPPVQTPVSASTKVSSDVSMTSIKLSPSYQQVPLIQSVAKFGVAKTAINVQAAQAMRRQAWVPTAMTGGSITKFSPMNSTRSPTVGTMETVQKYSVENTPICFSRCSSLSSLSSGDGGLDGQSENELESDSSLEIIEVDDGEEVKKMQEDETLEDLSDSQLLMTDSKTLPSKEKNPIEISRTPKKEKVFLRGASPAINEDRSPSSSSENYIHDTPLVLSRCSSVSSLGSFESPSIASSIQSDPCSEMIDGTISPSDLPDSPGQTMPPSRSKTPCCVESNVPETQITGMPGQWENSLRKFIEITDSKERFNLPDLETMIYFTVEKPTENFSCASSLSALPLHEHYIQKDVELKLTPLLQNDETLPYPDEDEEGFDNGERYSEGNSEEDIEILKECINSAMPSKFRKVRSSLVTTIPSNLLKSQIRKPMQLQFNVLPNGKTQICSRRRNIYQQKDLRLDDSSFTDSAEGTPVNFSSTTSLSDETLQYPLKNRGAKDCTAKGLSKQDLMDNDAKRIEDLRIFSHFHKPHGTHYPPEIQMSRTAKHVIPTQKLLMQSKEVADRVASLKNRDRSPNQQTRQQGQGSYRKLDLPVIKQNTEGNINSKTQKENKMFRQMTHSSEDSNDFYGDNNEDVIKRASRKQMKEANRSTLSRSMTNIGRIDNSQGKPRGFQRLKQNLLRDESLACYSLSSSVSSLSDAEFDEHKSKAQQMWFKNRHNKTLNMAQQTKGVTMHCQYEEQSSPSSVSMDSEDDLLQKCITSAMPKQRRKITARKKKTENSHKQKDSDRWDMNEEMDSDDTGWDNDSDLNSVEWRAIQEGANCVVTGLQASKSHEPSSEETESVLSFMSASSFTPKEKKFAKEKKANKPLDFAQRKPIPNLPVVFRGRTVTYTPQQVTAPSQRPPQRKMPSKTDAPKNPNLAQHRSKSLHRLGQPQDTELSLPKRSSTPPPRIPKSSSSGSSQSSTPSKQSQRKITSPTQTSNSVQKNTCSSSSSSPASSPPERKGRSPVVNKNEKSPPPKTQKSPVRIPFMQNSARQPRPLSPLVTNQTSPKRSNQINGKRLSPANRYDMVRMTSVHSSSGESDRNGFLRQLTFIKESRTAFRRDGSPHNTPGSQNRSPRRAAPGTSAVFLCSSRCQELKVAVQAPKRVQVKDPGKVQQAQRPSPGLQKQTTTLSRATSSERDLAARRPARRTSSESPCRVAQRSAASRISGVRHQQDQDIFKRHASSPSINLLSRVTSRSSLRSSSSDSSGRAKSEDDTKKKGQRSTSRRNIGVTWRRIRDEDVPQILKSTLPANALPLVPSPDGEKPKPPALPGKLPTIVLASRKTTDATVQTEDLSNDKTNSSTSLTAETAPVISEEEARLALLRKFSAASGSNHQDADSDGSLKSFSTTGTSDSHVGGVVTFRQGSPSKAARVTPFNYIPSPMACCLQDPQSQMAIMTEKAEEKM; this is encoded by the exons ATGGCCAACGCCGTGGTTTCCTATGACCATCTGGCCCTCCAGGTGGAGGTTCTCCGGAAGGAGAACTCCCACCTGAGGAGAGAGCTGGAGGACAACTCACACCACCTGTGCAAACTGGAGACAGAGACATTTGGCATGAAG GAGATGTTGAAGCAGCTGCAGAGTAAACTGGAGCAGGAGGCAGGAAACCTGGCCTCATCTGGGAGAACTGACGTGCTGCACCAGCTCAAAG AGCTCTACATGGACCTCACCAACTACTATGAACTCAAACACCAACCTCACAACCTGAGGCTTCTAACCTCTGGTCTGGGAGGGCCAGGCATGAGAAGCATCACAGGTGCCGGGCCAGGTTTGAGTGGAAGTGTGGAACTAGAGGATCACTTGGCTCTGCCTCCATCttcctgctgctcctcctcctcatctatGGCTGCGGTGAACAGAGCCAGGAGCCCGCTCCGAGCGGCGTCTCGCCAAAGCATGGTGTCTACTGGGGAGGCCGCCATCATGCTGCCAAATCACTTACTGGATGGAGCTCCACCCCAGACAGCTGTGATTAGTGAAGGAGATGGGCGGTTGAGTGACCATCACTTTGAGGAGCTGTACAAGGAGAG GAACCTTTTGCTGGGAGAGATTGACCGTGAGGAACGGGAACGCCTGGAGGTCCTCTCCCATACATGTCACAGGCTGGCACAGCTGCCACGCATCGATGAG ATTTCTCTGCAGTTAGATCTAATCCGACAGAATCTGGAGGATAAAGTCCATCGATCTTTAATTGCGGATCACTACTTAGCCAGCAATGAGATGGTGCACAGAACTCAG ATGCGTGCAGCTCGCCTGGAGCAGCTGGAAAAAGAGCTTCAGGAAGCCCGAGGGAGTCAGGAGAGCCAGCTACAG CTGTCTGGAGCTGAGAAGCCTCCCGCTGGAGAACCAGAGAACAGCGGCTCATCGTCGTCTGCAGCTGCAGGAGCTGAAGCTGCAGACGGAGGCAGCAAG GTGGAGATGGTCTTCTGGCTGCTCTCCATGCTGGCGAACAGGGACAAGGATGAGATGTCCCGGACTCTTCTGGCCCTGTCCAGCTCTCAGGATAGCTGCATCGCCATGAGAAAATCTGGCTGTGTCCCCTTGCTTGTTCAGATCTTGCACGAAGTTCCTGGTGGCGTTCCGGGGGAGACGACAGGTGGTGGCACCTCAACTGGCTGCAGCCGAGACACCAAATCCAGAGCGAGCGCTGCCCTCCACAACATCATCTTCTCGCAGCAGGATGAAGGTCAGGCCCACCGGGAGATGCGGGTCCTGCACCTGCTGGAGCAGATCCGGACCTACTGCGACAGTGGCTGGGACTGGCTTGAGAATCATGCAGTGACGCCATCACCCGGAGGGACCAAAACCTCTG GTGCAGATATTCCTGAACTTGTGGACCCTCAGATCTGTCAGGCAATGTGTGCCATCATGAAGATGTCCTTCGAAGAGGAATACAGACGCGCTATGAATGAATTAG gttgtctgcaggtggtggcagatctcatccaccttGAACAGGATATGTATGGCATGCAGAGTGACCCCATCAACATGGCTCTGCGCCGCTATGCTGGGATGGCTGTGACCAACCTCACCTTCGGCGACGTCGTCAATAAG GCCACCCTGTGTTCGAGGAAGAGCTGTCTCCAGGCTCTGGTTGCCCAGCTGTCCTCAGACAGCGAGGAGCTTCATCAGGTGGTCTCCAGCATCATGAGGAACCTCTCCTGGAGGGCCGACATCAGCACCAAGAGAGTTCTGAGAGACATCAGCTGTGTGTCTGCACTCATGACCTGTGCCCTGCAGGCAACCAAG GAGTCAACTTTAAAGAGTGTTCTGAGTGCTCTGTGGAACCTCTCAGCCCACAACATTGACAACAAAGTGGCGATCTGTTCGGTGGACGGATCTTTGGGTTTCCTGGTCAGCACGCTGACCTACCGCTGTCAGACTAACTCGCTCGCCATCATTGAAAGCGGAGGTGGGATACTTCGAAACGTGTCGAGTCTGATTGCCACCCGAGAGGACTACAG ACAAATCTTGCGGGACCACAACTGTCTCCAGACTCTACTGCAGCACCTGCGCTCTCACAGCTTGACCATAGTGAGCAATGCCTGCGGGACTCTCTGGAACCTTTCAGCCAGGAGTCCCAAAGACCAGGAGCTGCTATGGGACCTAGGGGCAGTTAGCATGCTGCGCAACCTCATCCACTCGAAACACAAGATGATTGCCATGGGCAGTGCTGCAGCTTTAAGGAACCTCCTCACAAATCGACCTTTGAAATACAAGGATACTGCAGTGCTCTCCCCTGGCTCCTGTGTGCCCTCCCTCTATATGAGGAAACAGAAAGCTTTTGAAGCTGAGCTGAATGCCAAACACCTAGCTGAGACCTTTGATACACTTGAGAAACAGAGCTCCAAGCATCTGAGCCTCAACAAACCTCTTAGGCACATTGAGAGTCTGGCAAAGGATTATGCCTCTGATTCTGGTTGCTTTGATGATGACGAAGCCCCCAATAACTCCAGCAGCTTGGATACTGGTAGCTTCTCTATGCTGCCCATGTATCTTACCAACTCTAACTTTGTGCAAAATCAGACCCCTAGGAGGGATAATGAGCCTGAGAGAGATACAGACTTGCCTCAGATGGTGGAGAAGAAACATGCTCCTCCTGATGATGTGGTCTCTGCTGCAGCAGAGAAGCTCGCAAAGAAGATTACCAACACAGTTGCAAAAATCGACAGACTAGTGGACGATATCACCATGCACACATCCTCTGAGGACAGTTTTAGCCTCAGCTCTGAGGACCACCTGGCAGACTGGCCTTATGGACAGAATGAGCTTAACGAAGCCCGAGCAAATTCATGTTCCCCTTGCCGTCTGTCTGATGTGAGCAGCTTAGCCTACAGAGGACGCCTCAACAGAGCACACGCCCTTTTACGACTCAAAACCACCCACACAAGTGTGTCAACAGATAGCCTGAACAGTGGCAGCACCAGTGATGGATACTGTGGCAGCAAAGACCAAGTTCGACCTGCTCCAAAGGCTCTACCAATCCAACAACAACGACCCAACCAACTTGACCTCAAAGTGGCCCATCAGGAACATCTCAATGTAGGATCTGCTGTTCTGAATCAGACTAACCAGCTGGATATTCCAGAAAGAGATTCAATGGATAATAAAGTTATGGACCTCGTGGAGCTCAGCAACACAGACATCGAAAAGAACCAAGAACCACCAGTACAAACACCTGTCAGTGCGTCCACTAAAGTATCTTCTGATGTAAGCATGACATCGATTAAACTTTCTCCTAGTTATCAACAGGTCCCACTCATTCAGAGTGTGGCAAAATTTGGGGTTGCAAAGACAGCCATCAATGTTCAGGCTGCTCAGGCGATGAGGAGGCAAGCATGGGTGCCCACTGCAATGACTGGTGGAAGTATTACAAAATTTTCTCCAATGAATTCCACCAGAAGTCCAACAGTTGGGACAATGGAAACTGTCCAGAAATATTCAGTGGAAAACACTCCAATCTGCTTCTCTCGCTGCAGCTCACTGTCCTCACTCTCTTCTGGTGACGGTGGGCTGGACGGACAAAGtgagaatgagctggagagtgaCTCATCTTTGGAGATAATTGAGGTGGATGATGGCGAAGAAGTGAAGAAAATGCAAGAAGATGAAACTTTAGAGGATCTGAGCGACAGCCAGTTGCTGATGACAGACTCAAAAACCCTGCCCAGCAAAGAGAAAAATCCCATTGAGATCTCTCGTACTCCcaaaaaggaaaaggttttCCTTAGGGGAGCTTCACCTGCTATAAATGAAGACAGATCTCCATCCAGTTCCTCTGAGAACTATATCCATGATACACCTCTAGTTCTAAGCCGCTGTAGCTCTGTAAGCTCACTGGGCAGTTTTGAGTCTCCCTCCATTGCCAGTTCAATCCAAAGTGATCCATGTAGTGAGATGATTGATGGAACAATAAGTCCCAGTGATCTTCCAGACAGCCCAGGCCAAACTATGCCTCCTAGTCGGAGTAAAACTCCATGCTGTGTTGAGTCCAATGTACCAGAGACACAGATCACAGGGATGCCAGGACAGTGGGAAAACAGCCTGCGGAAGTTCATAGAGATCACAGATTCCAAGGAGAGGTTCAACCTTCCCGATCTGGAAACCATGATCTATTTTACAGttgaaaaacccacagaaaacttCTCTTGTGCTTCCAGCTTGAGTGCTTTGCCTCTTCACGAGCACTACATCCAGAAAGACGTGGAGTTGAAATTAACCCCGCTACTCCAAAATGACGAGACTCTCCCATACCCAGATGAGGATGAAGAAGGGTTCGACAACGGGGAACGATACAGCGAGGGCAACTCAGAGGAAGACATAGAAATCCTGAAGGAATGCATCAACTCAGCAATGCCTTCAAAGTTTAGGAAAGTAAGATCTTCCCTGGTGACTACAATTCCCTCCAACCTACTCAAGtcccagatccgaaaaccaatgCAACTCCAATTTAACGTGCTTCCAAATGGTAAAACCCAAATTTGTTCTAGAAGGAGAAATATATACCAACAAAAAGACTTGAGGTTGGACGATTCTTCCTTTACAGACTCTGCAGAGGGTACACCTGTTAACTTCTCTAGCACAACATCTTTAAGTGATGAAACTCTTCAGTATCCCCTAAAGAACAGGGGGGCTAAAGACTGCACAGCTAAAGGCCTAAGCAAACAGGATCTGATGGACAATGATGCAAAGAGGATTGAAGACTTGAGGATATTTTCACACTTCCACAAACCACACGGGACACACTACCCACCTGAGATACAAATGAGCCGAACCGCCAAACATGTGATTCCCACTCAGAAGCTGCTGATGCAGAGCAAAGAGGTAGCTGACCGAGTGGCTAGCCTAAAAAATCGGGATCGATCTCCTAATCAACAGACTAGGCAGCAAGGTCAAGGCTCCTACAGGAAATTGGACCTGCcagttataaaacaaaacacagaaggtAACATCAActctaaaacacaaaaagaaaacaaaatgtttcgaCAAATGACGCATTCTTCAGAGGACAGTAACGATTTCTATGGTGACAACAATGAAGACGTAATCAAACGAGCAAGCAGAAAACAGATGAAGGAAGCAAATAGAAGCACTCTGTCCCGAAGCATGACAAATATAGGCCGGATAGATAATTCCCAGGGAAAGCCCAGAGGATTTCagagattaaaacaaaatcttttacgGGACGAGTCCCTGGCATGTTACTCACTCAGCTCCTCAGTCAGTTCACTCAGTGATGCTGAATTTGATGAACATAAATCAAAAGCCCAGCAAATGTGGTTTAAAAACAGACACAATAAAACCCTCAATATGGCACAACAAACAAAGGGTGTTACCATGCACTGTCAGTATGAAGAACAAAGCTCACCGAGCTCTGTCAGCATGGACTCAGAGGATGACCTTCTGCAAAAATGCATAACCTCTGCTATGCCCAAGCAGAGACGGAAAATTACTGCtaggaagaagaaaacagaaaatagtcataaacaaaaGGACTCTGACAGGTGGGACATGAATGAAGAAATGGACAGTGATGATACAGGATGGGATAATGATTCTGACCTCAACAGTGTTGAGTGGAGAGCCATACAGGAAGGTGCTAACTGTGTTGTCACTGGGCTGCAAGCCTCAAAATCTCATGAGCCATCATCTGAAGAGACAGAGTCAGTTCTGTCTTTTATGTCTGCATCCAGCTTTACACCTAAAGAAAAGAAGTTTGCGAAAgagaaaaaggcaaataaaCCTCTAGATTTTGCACAACGAAAGCCAATTCCCAACTTACCAGTTGTGTTTAGAGGCAGGACAGTGACCTACACACCACAGCAAGTGACGGCTCCATCACAAAGACCTCCTCAAAGAAAAATGCCAAGCAAGACAGATGCTCCAAAGAACCCAAACCTTGCTCAACACAGGTCAAAGAGCCTTCACAGACTAGGCCAGCCCCAAGACACAGAACTGTCTCTTCCAAAGAGGAGCTCTACTCCACCTCCAAGGATACCAAAAAGCTCATCCTCTGGATCATCACAGAGCTCCACACCATCCAAGCAGTCACAGAGGAAAATAACATCCCCAACTCAGACAAGTAATTCAGTCCAGAAAAATACTTGCTCATCAAGTAGTAGCTCTCCTGCCAGTAGCCCCCCTGAAAGAAAAGGACGTTCTCCTGTTGTTAATAAAAATGAGAAATCTCCCCCACCTAAAACTCAGAAGTCACCCGTCCGCATACCTTTTATGCAGAACTCAGCCCGGCAGCCCCGGCCTCTATCACCACTGGTAACTAACCAAACCTCACCTAAACGAAGTAATCAGATTAACGGCAAAAGACTGTCACCAGCCAATCGATATGACATGGTTAGGATGACGTCTGTTCATTCAAGCAGTGGTGAATCCGATCGAAATGGATTTCTGAGACAGCTGACTTTTATTAAGGAATCAAGGACAGCATTTAGACGAGATGGCTCTCCTCACAATACACCAGGATCACAAAACAGATCCCCTCGAAGGGCAGCTCCTGGAACTTCGGCTGTGTTCCTGTGCTCATCACGTTGTCAGGAGCTAAAGGTTGCAGTGCAAGCCCCAAAAAGAGTGCAGGTAAAAGATCCTGGAAAAGTTCAGCAAGCCCAAAGGCCAAGTCCTGGCCTTCAAAAGCAGACTACAACTTTGTCAAGAGCAACATCCAGCGAAAGAGATCTTGCTGCAAGACGGCCAGCACGAAGAACTAGTTCTGAAAGTCCCTGCAGGGTAGCCCAGCGAAGTGCGGCCAGCAGAATCTCTGGAGTCAGGCACCAACAGGACCAAGACATCTTTAAGCGTCATGCTTCATCGCCAAGCATAAATTTACTCAGTCGGGTTACCAGCCGTTCTTCGCTGCGCTCGTCATCATCTGATTCAAGTGGAAGAGCAAAAAGCGAGGAtgacacaaagaagaaagggcAGAGATCCACATCGCGACGGAATATTGGAGTTACTTGGCGGAGAATCAGGGATGAAGATGTACCTCAGATCTTGAAAAGCACTCTGCCAGCCAATGCATTACCTCTGGTGCCTTCCCCTGACGGGGAGAAGCCAAAGCCACCCGCGCTTCCAGGAAAACTGCCAACAATAGTGCTTGCATCTCGTAAGACAACTGACGCAACAGTCCAGACAGAAGATTTATCCAATGACAAGACTAACTCAAGCACTTCTCTGACAGCTGAAACAGCACCAGtgatctctgaggaagaggcGAGACTGGCTCTACTTAGGAAATTCAGTGCTGCCTCTGGCAGTAACCATCAGGATGCAGATTCAGATGGTTCATTGAAGAGCTTCAGCACTACTGGTACATCAGACAGCCATGTTGGTGGAGTTGTCACTTTCCGTCAGGGATCCCCGAGCAAGGCTGCCAGAGTCACTCCATTTAATTACATCCCCAGTCCCATGGCCTGCTGCCTGCAAGACCCGCAAAGCCAGATGGCTATAATGACTGAAAAAGCTGAGGAGAAAATGTAG